The Blastocatellia bacterium genome contains the following window.
ATTCCAACGACCGAAACGGTTGGCCTGCGATCTGGAGACTCTCACCGATCGCTACGGAAAATTCTATGCCCAGCCGTTTGAGCGCGGGTTTGGTACCACCATCGGCAATAGTCTTCGTCGAGCCCTCCTCTCGGCGATTGAAGGAGCGGCCATCACGGCCGTGCGGATCGAAGGGGTGCTCCATGAGTTCTCTCCCATTCCCGGCGTGGTGGAGGACGCCACCGATGTCATTCTCAATCTCAAGCGCATTCCCTTCAAGATGCATGTGCCGGGGCCGAAGACTCTGCGGCTGAGCAAAGAAGGTCCGGCGGAAGTCTACTCGCGGGACATCGAAGTGGATAGCGAGGTCGAGATCCTCGAACCCGACCTCTACATCGCTACCATCGCCGAGGGCGGATCGCTCAATATTGAAATGCGTCTCAAATGGGGACGCGGCTATGTCCCCGCCGAGCGAAATTTCGACGATGATCTGCCGGTGGGATACATCCCGGTGGATTCAGTTCACTCGCCCGTGCGAAAGGTCAACATGACCGTCGAACCGGCTCGCATCGGACAAGTGACCGAGTATGACAAGCTCACGCTGGAGGTCTGGACGACCGGAGCAATTAAGCCGGCCGATGCGGTGGGCCTGGCGGCCAAGCTCGTGAAAGATCACCTGTCCATCTTCATCAATTTCGAGGAGGAGGAGGTCGAGGAGGTCATCTCGGAGGTTCCCGAGCCCCCACGACCGGTTCTCGACGAATACTTGAACCGACCGGTTGATGAACTGGAGCTGTCCGTGCGCGCCTTCAATTGCTTGAAGAATGCGGGAATCGTCACCATTCG
Protein-coding sequences here:
- a CDS encoding DNA-directed RNA polymerase subunit alpha, which codes for MQYWVGFQRPKRLACDLETLTDRYGKFYAQPFERGFGTTIGNSLRRALLSAIEGAAITAVRIEGVLHEFSPIPGVVEDATDVILNLKRIPFKMHVPGPKTLRLSKEGPAEVYSRDIEVDSEVEILEPDLYIATIAEGGSLNIEMRLKWGRGYVPAERNFDDDLPVGYIPVDSVHSPVRKVNMTVEPARIGQVTEYDKLTLEVWTTGAIKPADAVGLAAKLVKDHLSIFINFEEEEVEEVISEVPEPPRPVLDEYLNRPVDELELSVRAFNCLKNAGIVTIRDLVQRTESEMLKMKNFGRKSLNEVKEVLASMGLSFGMKFDETGQVIK